A single window of Penaeus vannamei isolate JL-2024 chromosome 24, ASM4276789v1, whole genome shotgun sequence DNA harbors:
- the Hr4 gene encoding hormone receptor 4 isoform X8 — MVIEKATSSGIMTVTLLQCDGVKMSLFQDLKLKRRKVDSRSDGESLAETSSCSPDSGSSGAETSSCSPIQPPASYLPSGSPRSSPHPQPRIHERSSPDSAGDEFTEVKSSAECGQEDDTQDAHVFDGGGRQPVSSSGTPHPSGTHMSVETVHRSEEDLPERMSTTPPPADTSEHIQEVTSVSTPLPPPLVSLGPPLTSLGGMPPTPYTLAATMAGLAPGVSSTPVGLRCGAPVSTGPPYWGGAANRINGVRPELISGGIVQPTPSTQVAAAAPADSSRAGYSPRLRTPTVIMGEAGGVKTMFWTAPNESQTPASQAPREVLGPASNCGYGADTSDAVRASVDGLLSLGQDRRGSPPQLSPSSTLSLSPAARSPLTPSARSPHAPTPVSRSPYTVAPSSPGYQVVRGLGSPQSSPSELQLLHNSPYIHSPSNADTQRHPSTPLNMERLWAGDRSQLPQTQPDSPAAMNLSTVGMWGSRTNGVEGATSAPAQPAPVEEDEEDQPMICMICEDRATGLHYGIITCEGCKGFFKRTVQNKRVYTCVADGDCEITKAQRNRCQYCRFQKCLRQGMVLAAVREDRMPGGRNSGAVYNLYKVKYKKKNKKNGQMKQGSSSPDKKVGLDPIMMAGTTSLATSLPMPISSPLTSPPITSPITSGLNSGHILKAALTNPAEVAHFRHRLDNNVTSTRERVTPYPVAQAMIRMLIECDDFEDIATLKNLDDLLDHKSDLSTKLRHLGDSISIKLVQWTKRLPFYQELPVEVHTRLLTHKWHELLVLTTSAYQAIYGLEKLASRSSDGTEAEFHQEVSNNLCTLQTCLNSMMGRPITMDQLRQEVGVMVEKITHVTLALRKAKIRIEEYVCLKVIAMLNQSRNNHKELEVIQDRYMNCLRSFCETHYPSQPTRYQDLLVRLPDIQAAAAKLLETKMLYVPFLLNSTINR, encoded by the exons gAATTATGACGGTGACGTTGCTCCAGTGTGACGGCGTCAAGATGAGCCTCTTCCAGGACCTCAAGCTTAAGCGCCGCAAAGTAGACTCCCG CAGCGACGGGGAGAGCTTGGCCGAGACCTCGTCCTGCTCGCCGGACTCCGGGTCTTCTGGCGCTGAGACCTCATCCTGCAGTCCTATCCAGCCGCCAGCGTCTTACCTGCCGTCGGGGTCGCCTCGGTCCTCGCCGCACCCACAGCCACGAATCCACGAGCG atCATCCCCAGACAGTGCAGGAGACGAGTTCACTGAGGTTAAAAGTAGTGCAGAGTGTGGCCAGGAGGATGACACCCAGGACGCCCATGTGTTCGACGGCGGTGGCAGACAGCCGGTGTCCTCATCGGGCACACCGCACCCATCGGGAACTCACATGAGTGTAGAAACAGTTCACAGGAGTGAAGAGGATTTACCAGAACGAATGTCCACCACACCACCTCCAGCTGATACCAGTGAACACATACAGGAAGTTACATCAGTAtctacacctcttcctccaccattagTATCGTTAGGACCACCACTAACCTCTTTAGGAGGAATGCCTCCTACACCCTACACCCTGGCCGCCACAATGGCCGGACTGGCGCCAGGAGTTTCCAGCACGCCCGTTGGGCTGCGTTGTGGAGCACCAGTGAGCACTGGCCCTCCATACTGGGGTGGTGCTGCTAACCGCATTAATGGCGTCAGACCTGAGCTCATTAGTGGAGGAATTGTACAACCTACGCCATCCACTCAAGTAGCTGCTGCCGCTCCTGCTGATTCAAGCAGAGCTGGGTATTCCCCTCGCCTCCGCACCCCGACAGTTATAATGGGAGAAGCAGGTGGGGTCAAGACCATGTTCTGGACTGCACCGAATGAATCACAGActccagcctctcaagcacccCGTGAGGTGCTTGGTCCTGCCTCTAACTGTGGCTATGGTGCTGATACTAGTGATGCAGTGCGTGCCTCTGTAGATGGTCTCCTGTCATTAGGTCAGGATAGAAGAGGATCTCCACCCCAACTTTCCCCATCAagtacactctcactctcaccagcTGCCCGTTCCCCCTTAACTCCAAGTGCAAGATCTCCTCATGCTCCCACCCCAGTCTCACGCTCTCCATACACAGTTGCTCCATCCTCCCCTGGTTACCAGGTTGTTAGAGGACTGGGATCACCACAGAGCTCTCCCAGTGAATTGCAGCTCCTTCACAATTCACCCTATATTCATTCTCCAAGTAATGCTGATACCCAGCGACACCCATCCACTCCTCTCAACATGGAGCGGTTATGGGCAGGAGACAGAAGTCAGTTGCCTCAGACGCAGCCAGACTCCCCAGCAGCTATGAACCTCTCAACAGTTGGGATGTGGGGCTCCCGTACCAATGGGGTGGAAGGTGCCACCAGTGCGCCTGCTCAGCCTGCTCCAgttgaagaggacgaagaagaccaGCCGATGATTTGCATGATCTGTGAGGATCGGGCAACTGGCCTCCATTATGGCATCATCACTTGTGAAGG atgTAAAGGCTTCTTCAAGCGGACGGTGCAGAACAAGAGGGTGTATACTTGTGTTGCGGATGGAGACTGTGAAATTACAAAGGCACAGCGCAACCGCTGTCAGTATTGTCGCTTCCAGAAGTGCCTACGTCAAGGCATGGTCCTTGCTG CTGTAAGAGAGGACAGGATGCCAGGTGGTCGTAATTCAGGAGCAGTTTATAATTTATACAAG GTAAAgtacaaaaagaagaataaaaagaacggACAAATGAAGCAAGGAAGCAGCTCTCCTGACAAGAAGGTGGGACTTGATCCGATCATGATGGCCGGGACAACGTCATTAGCCACCTCCCTGCCCATGCCCATTTCCAGCCCTCTCACATCTCCCCCGATTACGTCACCCATTACAAGCGGCCTCAACAGCGGTCACATACTGAAAGCAGCCCTTACCAATCCCGCTGAG gTTGCACATTTCCGTCATAGACTAGATAATAATGTGACATCAACTAGAGAACGTGTAACACCCTACCCAGTAGCTCAGGCTATGATCCGGATGCTAATAGAGTGTGATGACTTTGAAGATATTGCCACGTTAAAA AATCTAGATGATTTATTGGACCACAAGAGTGACCTGTCCACCAAACTCCGACATCTGGGTGACTCAATTTCTATAAAGTTGGTGCAGTGGACCAAACGCCTTCCCTTCTACCAGGAACTTCCTGTAGAGGTTCATACAAGACTATTAACACACAAGTGGCATGAACTTCTGGTGCTGACCACCTCTGCTTATCAAGCTATTTATGGGCTTGAAAAATTAGCATCAAGATCCTCAGATGGAACCGAAGCAGAATTCCATCAAGAA GTTTCCAACAACCTTTGTACTTTACAAACTTGCTTGAATTCCATGATGGGAAGACCCATCACAATGGACCAGCTACGCCAGGAAGTTGGTGTTATGGTTGAGAAAATTACTCATGTGACGCTAGCACTCCGCAAAGCAAAGATCAGAATTGAGGAATATGTGTGCCTCAAAGTCATTGCCATGCTTAACCAGT CACGGAATAACCACAAGGAACTAGAAGTGATCCAGGACCGGTACATGAACTGCCTTCGCTCCTTCTGTGAAACTCACTATCCCTCCCAACCCACCAGATACCAGGACCTGCTAGTCAGACTTCCGGAT
- the Hr4 gene encoding hormone receptor 4 isoform X2, producing the protein MQQQRYDCTVDPRALTYLKRLSTHGIMTVTLLQCDGVKMSLFQDLKLKRRKVDSRCSSDGESLAETSSCSPDSGSSGAETSSCSPIQPPASYLPSGSPRSSPHPQPRIHERSSPDSAGDEFTEVKSSAECGQEDDTQDAHVFDGGGRQPVSSSGTPHPSGTHMSVETVHRSEEDLPERMSTTPPPADTSEHIQEVTSVSTPLPPPLVSLGPPLTSLGGMPPTPYTLAATMAGLAPGVSSTPVGLRCGAPVSTGPPYWGGAANRINGVRPELISGGIVQPTPSTQVAAAAPADSSRAGYSPRLRTPTVIMGEAGGVKTMFWTAPNESQTPASQAPREVLGPASNCGYGADTSDAVRASVDGLLSLGQDRRGSPPQLSPSSTLSLSPAARSPLTPSARSPHAPTPVSRSPYTVAPSSPGYQVVRGLGSPQSSPSELQLLHNSPYIHSPSNADTQRHPSTPLNMERLWAGDRSQLPQTQPDSPAAMNLSTVGMWGSRTNGVEGATSAPAQPAPVEEDEEDQPMICMICEDRATGLHYGIITCEGCKGFFKRTVQNKRVYTCVADGDCEITKAQRNRCQYCRFQKCLRQGMVLAAVREDRMPGGRNSGAVYNLYKVKYKKKNKKNGQMKQGSSSPDKKVGLDPIMMAGTTSLATSLPMPISSPLTSPPITSPITSGLNSGHILKAALTNPAEVAHFRHRLDNNVTSTRERVTPYPVAQAMIRMLIECDDFEDIATLKNLDDLLDHKSDLSTKLRHLGDSISIKLVQWTKRLPFYQELPVEVHTRLLTHKWHELLVLTTSAYQAIYGLEKLASRSSDGTEAEFHQEVSNNLCTLQTCLNSMMGRPITMDQLRQEVGVMVEKITHVTLALRKAKIRIEEYVCLKVIAMLNQSRNNHKELEVIQDRYMNCLRSFCETHYPSQPTRYQDLLVRLPDIQAAAAKLLETKMLYVPFLLNSTINR; encoded by the exons gAATTATGACGGTGACGTTGCTCCAGTGTGACGGCGTCAAGATGAGCCTCTTCCAGGACCTCAAGCTTAAGCGCCGCAAAGTAGACTCCCG GTGCAGCAGCGACGGGGAGAGCTTGGCCGAGACCTCGTCCTGCTCGCCGGACTCCGGGTCTTCTGGCGCTGAGACCTCATCCTGCAGTCCTATCCAGCCGCCAGCGTCTTACCTGCCGTCGGGGTCGCCTCGGTCCTCGCCGCACCCACAGCCACGAATCCACGAGCG atCATCCCCAGACAGTGCAGGAGACGAGTTCACTGAGGTTAAAAGTAGTGCAGAGTGTGGCCAGGAGGATGACACCCAGGACGCCCATGTGTTCGACGGCGGTGGCAGACAGCCGGTGTCCTCATCGGGCACACCGCACCCATCGGGAACTCACATGAGTGTAGAAACAGTTCACAGGAGTGAAGAGGATTTACCAGAACGAATGTCCACCACACCACCTCCAGCTGATACCAGTGAACACATACAGGAAGTTACATCAGTAtctacacctcttcctccaccattagTATCGTTAGGACCACCACTAACCTCTTTAGGAGGAATGCCTCCTACACCCTACACCCTGGCCGCCACAATGGCCGGACTGGCGCCAGGAGTTTCCAGCACGCCCGTTGGGCTGCGTTGTGGAGCACCAGTGAGCACTGGCCCTCCATACTGGGGTGGTGCTGCTAACCGCATTAATGGCGTCAGACCTGAGCTCATTAGTGGAGGAATTGTACAACCTACGCCATCCACTCAAGTAGCTGCTGCCGCTCCTGCTGATTCAAGCAGAGCTGGGTATTCCCCTCGCCTCCGCACCCCGACAGTTATAATGGGAGAAGCAGGTGGGGTCAAGACCATGTTCTGGACTGCACCGAATGAATCACAGActccagcctctcaagcacccCGTGAGGTGCTTGGTCCTGCCTCTAACTGTGGCTATGGTGCTGATACTAGTGATGCAGTGCGTGCCTCTGTAGATGGTCTCCTGTCATTAGGTCAGGATAGAAGAGGATCTCCACCCCAACTTTCCCCATCAagtacactctcactctcaccagcTGCCCGTTCCCCCTTAACTCCAAGTGCAAGATCTCCTCATGCTCCCACCCCAGTCTCACGCTCTCCATACACAGTTGCTCCATCCTCCCCTGGTTACCAGGTTGTTAGAGGACTGGGATCACCACAGAGCTCTCCCAGTGAATTGCAGCTCCTTCACAATTCACCCTATATTCATTCTCCAAGTAATGCTGATACCCAGCGACACCCATCCACTCCTCTCAACATGGAGCGGTTATGGGCAGGAGACAGAAGTCAGTTGCCTCAGACGCAGCCAGACTCCCCAGCAGCTATGAACCTCTCAACAGTTGGGATGTGGGGCTCCCGTACCAATGGGGTGGAAGGTGCCACCAGTGCGCCTGCTCAGCCTGCTCCAgttgaagaggacgaagaagaccaGCCGATGATTTGCATGATCTGTGAGGATCGGGCAACTGGCCTCCATTATGGCATCATCACTTGTGAAGG atgTAAAGGCTTCTTCAAGCGGACGGTGCAGAACAAGAGGGTGTATACTTGTGTTGCGGATGGAGACTGTGAAATTACAAAGGCACAGCGCAACCGCTGTCAGTATTGTCGCTTCCAGAAGTGCCTACGTCAAGGCATGGTCCTTGCTG CTGTAAGAGAGGACAGGATGCCAGGTGGTCGTAATTCAGGAGCAGTTTATAATTTATACAAG GTAAAgtacaaaaagaagaataaaaagaacggACAAATGAAGCAAGGAAGCAGCTCTCCTGACAAGAAGGTGGGACTTGATCCGATCATGATGGCCGGGACAACGTCATTAGCCACCTCCCTGCCCATGCCCATTTCCAGCCCTCTCACATCTCCCCCGATTACGTCACCCATTACAAGCGGCCTCAACAGCGGTCACATACTGAAAGCAGCCCTTACCAATCCCGCTGAG gTTGCACATTTCCGTCATAGACTAGATAATAATGTGACATCAACTAGAGAACGTGTAACACCCTACCCAGTAGCTCAGGCTATGATCCGGATGCTAATAGAGTGTGATGACTTTGAAGATATTGCCACGTTAAAA AATCTAGATGATTTATTGGACCACAAGAGTGACCTGTCCACCAAACTCCGACATCTGGGTGACTCAATTTCTATAAAGTTGGTGCAGTGGACCAAACGCCTTCCCTTCTACCAGGAACTTCCTGTAGAGGTTCATACAAGACTATTAACACACAAGTGGCATGAACTTCTGGTGCTGACCACCTCTGCTTATCAAGCTATTTATGGGCTTGAAAAATTAGCATCAAGATCCTCAGATGGAACCGAAGCAGAATTCCATCAAGAA GTTTCCAACAACCTTTGTACTTTACAAACTTGCTTGAATTCCATGATGGGAAGACCCATCACAATGGACCAGCTACGCCAGGAAGTTGGTGTTATGGTTGAGAAAATTACTCATGTGACGCTAGCACTCCGCAAAGCAAAGATCAGAATTGAGGAATATGTGTGCCTCAAAGTCATTGCCATGCTTAACCAGT CACGGAATAACCACAAGGAACTAGAAGTGATCCAGGACCGGTACATGAACTGCCTTCGCTCCTTCTGTGAAACTCACTATCCCTCCCAACCCACCAGATACCAGGACCTGCTAGTCAGACTTCCGGAT
- the Hr4 gene encoding hormone receptor 4 isoform X3 — protein MLTARAREHSPHPARLTSPRPRCRRHHRISMLRDCAPYFHQGIMTVTLLQCDGVKMSLFQDLKLKRRKVDSRCSSDGESLAETSSCSPDSGSSGAETSSCSPIQPPASYLPSGSPRSSPHPQPRIHERSSPDSAGDEFTEVKSSAECGQEDDTQDAHVFDGGGRQPVSSSGTPHPSGTHMSVETVHRSEEDLPERMSTTPPPADTSEHIQEVTSVSTPLPPPLVSLGPPLTSLGGMPPTPYTLAATMAGLAPGVSSTPVGLRCGAPVSTGPPYWGGAANRINGVRPELISGGIVQPTPSTQVAAAAPADSSRAGYSPRLRTPTVIMGEAGGVKTMFWTAPNESQTPASQAPREVLGPASNCGYGADTSDAVRASVDGLLSLGQDRRGSPPQLSPSSTLSLSPAARSPLTPSARSPHAPTPVSRSPYTVAPSSPGYQVVRGLGSPQSSPSELQLLHNSPYIHSPSNADTQRHPSTPLNMERLWAGDRSQLPQTQPDSPAAMNLSTVGMWGSRTNGVEGATSAPAQPAPVEEDEEDQPMICMICEDRATGLHYGIITCEGCKGFFKRTVQNKRVYTCVADGDCEITKAQRNRCQYCRFQKCLRQGMVLAAVREDRMPGGRNSGAVYNLYKVKYKKKNKKNGQMKQGSSSPDKKVGLDPIMMAGTTSLATSLPMPISSPLTSPPITSPITSGLNSGHILKAALTNPAEVAHFRHRLDNNVTSTRERVTPYPVAQAMIRMLIECDDFEDIATLKNLDDLLDHKSDLSTKLRHLGDSISIKLVQWTKRLPFYQELPVEVHTRLLTHKWHELLVLTTSAYQAIYGLEKLASRSSDGTEAEFHQEVSNNLCTLQTCLNSMMGRPITMDQLRQEVGVMVEKITHVTLALRKAKIRIEEYVCLKVIAMLNQSRNNHKELEVIQDRYMNCLRSFCETHYPSQPTRYQDLLVRLPDIQAAAAKLLETKMLYVPFLLNSTINR, from the exons gAATTATGACGGTGACGTTGCTCCAGTGTGACGGCGTCAAGATGAGCCTCTTCCAGGACCTCAAGCTTAAGCGCCGCAAAGTAGACTCCCG GTGCAGCAGCGACGGGGAGAGCTTGGCCGAGACCTCGTCCTGCTCGCCGGACTCCGGGTCTTCTGGCGCTGAGACCTCATCCTGCAGTCCTATCCAGCCGCCAGCGTCTTACCTGCCGTCGGGGTCGCCTCGGTCCTCGCCGCACCCACAGCCACGAATCCACGAGCG atCATCCCCAGACAGTGCAGGAGACGAGTTCACTGAGGTTAAAAGTAGTGCAGAGTGTGGCCAGGAGGATGACACCCAGGACGCCCATGTGTTCGACGGCGGTGGCAGACAGCCGGTGTCCTCATCGGGCACACCGCACCCATCGGGAACTCACATGAGTGTAGAAACAGTTCACAGGAGTGAAGAGGATTTACCAGAACGAATGTCCACCACACCACCTCCAGCTGATACCAGTGAACACATACAGGAAGTTACATCAGTAtctacacctcttcctccaccattagTATCGTTAGGACCACCACTAACCTCTTTAGGAGGAATGCCTCCTACACCCTACACCCTGGCCGCCACAATGGCCGGACTGGCGCCAGGAGTTTCCAGCACGCCCGTTGGGCTGCGTTGTGGAGCACCAGTGAGCACTGGCCCTCCATACTGGGGTGGTGCTGCTAACCGCATTAATGGCGTCAGACCTGAGCTCATTAGTGGAGGAATTGTACAACCTACGCCATCCACTCAAGTAGCTGCTGCCGCTCCTGCTGATTCAAGCAGAGCTGGGTATTCCCCTCGCCTCCGCACCCCGACAGTTATAATGGGAGAAGCAGGTGGGGTCAAGACCATGTTCTGGACTGCACCGAATGAATCACAGActccagcctctcaagcacccCGTGAGGTGCTTGGTCCTGCCTCTAACTGTGGCTATGGTGCTGATACTAGTGATGCAGTGCGTGCCTCTGTAGATGGTCTCCTGTCATTAGGTCAGGATAGAAGAGGATCTCCACCCCAACTTTCCCCATCAagtacactctcactctcaccagcTGCCCGTTCCCCCTTAACTCCAAGTGCAAGATCTCCTCATGCTCCCACCCCAGTCTCACGCTCTCCATACACAGTTGCTCCATCCTCCCCTGGTTACCAGGTTGTTAGAGGACTGGGATCACCACAGAGCTCTCCCAGTGAATTGCAGCTCCTTCACAATTCACCCTATATTCATTCTCCAAGTAATGCTGATACCCAGCGACACCCATCCACTCCTCTCAACATGGAGCGGTTATGGGCAGGAGACAGAAGTCAGTTGCCTCAGACGCAGCCAGACTCCCCAGCAGCTATGAACCTCTCAACAGTTGGGATGTGGGGCTCCCGTACCAATGGGGTGGAAGGTGCCACCAGTGCGCCTGCTCAGCCTGCTCCAgttgaagaggacgaagaagaccaGCCGATGATTTGCATGATCTGTGAGGATCGGGCAACTGGCCTCCATTATGGCATCATCACTTGTGAAGG atgTAAAGGCTTCTTCAAGCGGACGGTGCAGAACAAGAGGGTGTATACTTGTGTTGCGGATGGAGACTGTGAAATTACAAAGGCACAGCGCAACCGCTGTCAGTATTGTCGCTTCCAGAAGTGCCTACGTCAAGGCATGGTCCTTGCTG CTGTAAGAGAGGACAGGATGCCAGGTGGTCGTAATTCAGGAGCAGTTTATAATTTATACAAG GTAAAgtacaaaaagaagaataaaaagaacggACAAATGAAGCAAGGAAGCAGCTCTCCTGACAAGAAGGTGGGACTTGATCCGATCATGATGGCCGGGACAACGTCATTAGCCACCTCCCTGCCCATGCCCATTTCCAGCCCTCTCACATCTCCCCCGATTACGTCACCCATTACAAGCGGCCTCAACAGCGGTCACATACTGAAAGCAGCCCTTACCAATCCCGCTGAG gTTGCACATTTCCGTCATAGACTAGATAATAATGTGACATCAACTAGAGAACGTGTAACACCCTACCCAGTAGCTCAGGCTATGATCCGGATGCTAATAGAGTGTGATGACTTTGAAGATATTGCCACGTTAAAA AATCTAGATGATTTATTGGACCACAAGAGTGACCTGTCCACCAAACTCCGACATCTGGGTGACTCAATTTCTATAAAGTTGGTGCAGTGGACCAAACGCCTTCCCTTCTACCAGGAACTTCCTGTAGAGGTTCATACAAGACTATTAACACACAAGTGGCATGAACTTCTGGTGCTGACCACCTCTGCTTATCAAGCTATTTATGGGCTTGAAAAATTAGCATCAAGATCCTCAGATGGAACCGAAGCAGAATTCCATCAAGAA GTTTCCAACAACCTTTGTACTTTACAAACTTGCTTGAATTCCATGATGGGAAGACCCATCACAATGGACCAGCTACGCCAGGAAGTTGGTGTTATGGTTGAGAAAATTACTCATGTGACGCTAGCACTCCGCAAAGCAAAGATCAGAATTGAGGAATATGTGTGCCTCAAAGTCATTGCCATGCTTAACCAGT CACGGAATAACCACAAGGAACTAGAAGTGATCCAGGACCGGTACATGAACTGCCTTCGCTCCTTCTGTGAAACTCACTATCCCTCCCAACCCACCAGATACCAGGACCTGCTAGTCAGACTTCCGGAT
- the Hr4 gene encoding hormone receptor 4 isoform X5 — protein MQQQRYDCTVDPRALTYLKRLSTHGIMTVTLLQCDGVKMSLFQDLKLKRRKVDSRSDGESLAETSSCSPDSGSSGAETSSCSPIQPPASYLPSGSPRSSPHPQPRIHERSSPDSAGDEFTEVKSSAECGQEDDTQDAHVFDGGGRQPVSSSGTPHPSGTHMSVETVHRSEEDLPERMSTTPPPADTSEHIQEVTSVSTPLPPPLVSLGPPLTSLGGMPPTPYTLAATMAGLAPGVSSTPVGLRCGAPVSTGPPYWGGAANRINGVRPELISGGIVQPTPSTQVAAAAPADSSRAGYSPRLRTPTVIMGEAGGVKTMFWTAPNESQTPASQAPREVLGPASNCGYGADTSDAVRASVDGLLSLGQDRRGSPPQLSPSSTLSLSPAARSPLTPSARSPHAPTPVSRSPYTVAPSSPGYQVVRGLGSPQSSPSELQLLHNSPYIHSPSNADTQRHPSTPLNMERLWAGDRSQLPQTQPDSPAAMNLSTVGMWGSRTNGVEGATSAPAQPAPVEEDEEDQPMICMICEDRATGLHYGIITCEGCKGFFKRTVQNKRVYTCVADGDCEITKAQRNRCQYCRFQKCLRQGMVLAAVREDRMPGGRNSGAVYNLYKVKYKKKNKKNGQMKQGSSSPDKKVGLDPIMMAGTTSLATSLPMPISSPLTSPPITSPITSGLNSGHILKAALTNPAEVAHFRHRLDNNVTSTRERVTPYPVAQAMIRMLIECDDFEDIATLKNLDDLLDHKSDLSTKLRHLGDSISIKLVQWTKRLPFYQELPVEVHTRLLTHKWHELLVLTTSAYQAIYGLEKLASRSSDGTEAEFHQEVSNNLCTLQTCLNSMMGRPITMDQLRQEVGVMVEKITHVTLALRKAKIRIEEYVCLKVIAMLNQSRNNHKELEVIQDRYMNCLRSFCETHYPSQPTRYQDLLVRLPDIQAAAAKLLETKMLYVPFLLNSTINR, from the exons gAATTATGACGGTGACGTTGCTCCAGTGTGACGGCGTCAAGATGAGCCTCTTCCAGGACCTCAAGCTTAAGCGCCGCAAAGTAGACTCCCG CAGCGACGGGGAGAGCTTGGCCGAGACCTCGTCCTGCTCGCCGGACTCCGGGTCTTCTGGCGCTGAGACCTCATCCTGCAGTCCTATCCAGCCGCCAGCGTCTTACCTGCCGTCGGGGTCGCCTCGGTCCTCGCCGCACCCACAGCCACGAATCCACGAGCG atCATCCCCAGACAGTGCAGGAGACGAGTTCACTGAGGTTAAAAGTAGTGCAGAGTGTGGCCAGGAGGATGACACCCAGGACGCCCATGTGTTCGACGGCGGTGGCAGACAGCCGGTGTCCTCATCGGGCACACCGCACCCATCGGGAACTCACATGAGTGTAGAAACAGTTCACAGGAGTGAAGAGGATTTACCAGAACGAATGTCCACCACACCACCTCCAGCTGATACCAGTGAACACATACAGGAAGTTACATCAGTAtctacacctcttcctccaccattagTATCGTTAGGACCACCACTAACCTCTTTAGGAGGAATGCCTCCTACACCCTACACCCTGGCCGCCACAATGGCCGGACTGGCGCCAGGAGTTTCCAGCACGCCCGTTGGGCTGCGTTGTGGAGCACCAGTGAGCACTGGCCCTCCATACTGGGGTGGTGCTGCTAACCGCATTAATGGCGTCAGACCTGAGCTCATTAGTGGAGGAATTGTACAACCTACGCCATCCACTCAAGTAGCTGCTGCCGCTCCTGCTGATTCAAGCAGAGCTGGGTATTCCCCTCGCCTCCGCACCCCGACAGTTATAATGGGAGAAGCAGGTGGGGTCAAGACCATGTTCTGGACTGCACCGAATGAATCACAGActccagcctctcaagcacccCGTGAGGTGCTTGGTCCTGCCTCTAACTGTGGCTATGGTGCTGATACTAGTGATGCAGTGCGTGCCTCTGTAGATGGTCTCCTGTCATTAGGTCAGGATAGAAGAGGATCTCCACCCCAACTTTCCCCATCAagtacactctcactctcaccagcTGCCCGTTCCCCCTTAACTCCAAGTGCAAGATCTCCTCATGCTCCCACCCCAGTCTCACGCTCTCCATACACAGTTGCTCCATCCTCCCCTGGTTACCAGGTTGTTAGAGGACTGGGATCACCACAGAGCTCTCCCAGTGAATTGCAGCTCCTTCACAATTCACCCTATATTCATTCTCCAAGTAATGCTGATACCCAGCGACACCCATCCACTCCTCTCAACATGGAGCGGTTATGGGCAGGAGACAGAAGTCAGTTGCCTCAGACGCAGCCAGACTCCCCAGCAGCTATGAACCTCTCAACAGTTGGGATGTGGGGCTCCCGTACCAATGGGGTGGAAGGTGCCACCAGTGCGCCTGCTCAGCCTGCTCCAgttgaagaggacgaagaagaccaGCCGATGATTTGCATGATCTGTGAGGATCGGGCAACTGGCCTCCATTATGGCATCATCACTTGTGAAGG atgTAAAGGCTTCTTCAAGCGGACGGTGCAGAACAAGAGGGTGTATACTTGTGTTGCGGATGGAGACTGTGAAATTACAAAGGCACAGCGCAACCGCTGTCAGTATTGTCGCTTCCAGAAGTGCCTACGTCAAGGCATGGTCCTTGCTG CTGTAAGAGAGGACAGGATGCCAGGTGGTCGTAATTCAGGAGCAGTTTATAATTTATACAAG GTAAAgtacaaaaagaagaataaaaagaacggACAAATGAAGCAAGGAAGCAGCTCTCCTGACAAGAAGGTGGGACTTGATCCGATCATGATGGCCGGGACAACGTCATTAGCCACCTCCCTGCCCATGCCCATTTCCAGCCCTCTCACATCTCCCCCGATTACGTCACCCATTACAAGCGGCCTCAACAGCGGTCACATACTGAAAGCAGCCCTTACCAATCCCGCTGAG gTTGCACATTTCCGTCATAGACTAGATAATAATGTGACATCAACTAGAGAACGTGTAACACCCTACCCAGTAGCTCAGGCTATGATCCGGATGCTAATAGAGTGTGATGACTTTGAAGATATTGCCACGTTAAAA AATCTAGATGATTTATTGGACCACAAGAGTGACCTGTCCACCAAACTCCGACATCTGGGTGACTCAATTTCTATAAAGTTGGTGCAGTGGACCAAACGCCTTCCCTTCTACCAGGAACTTCCTGTAGAGGTTCATACAAGACTATTAACACACAAGTGGCATGAACTTCTGGTGCTGACCACCTCTGCTTATCAAGCTATTTATGGGCTTGAAAAATTAGCATCAAGATCCTCAGATGGAACCGAAGCAGAATTCCATCAAGAA GTTTCCAACAACCTTTGTACTTTACAAACTTGCTTGAATTCCATGATGGGAAGACCCATCACAATGGACCAGCTACGCCAGGAAGTTGGTGTTATGGTTGAGAAAATTACTCATGTGACGCTAGCACTCCGCAAAGCAAAGATCAGAATTGAGGAATATGTGTGCCTCAAAGTCATTGCCATGCTTAACCAGT CACGGAATAACCACAAGGAACTAGAAGTGATCCAGGACCGGTACATGAACTGCCTTCGCTCCTTCTGTGAAACTCACTATCCCTCCCAACCCACCAGATACCAGGACCTGCTAGTCAGACTTCCGGAT